One part of the Parabacteroides distasonis ATCC 8503 genome encodes these proteins:
- a CDS encoding RagB/SusD family nutrient uptake outer membrane protein: protein MKKKFIYSFMIAAAAAAFSSCSNFLEERPTDAFDEETAFQSPTLVYVNTVASLYNNMFKIMGNDRHVYDLNTFSSDEAMLPCRIGDWEDGGLWQNIFLHRWGTMNDLTKNSWDFLYEQIGKCNQSVDKLQAFAEEQPDVEYFKVYLEEVRAVRAFFYYELLDLFARVPLVTSSTTPMSEVKQSERSVVFNFVRSELEEALPYLSDNRSNQKGEYYGRITKPVAYMILAKLALNAEVYADDNWTDGNRPAGKNIKFTVDGKEMNAWEATIAYVDKLEALGYKLQGNFSENFAVANETSVENIFTVPMDPVAYPDAKDYNLVRTRHYDHATAYGQSGWNGSCATVKAMNVFKFGTADEDPRCKLTYFTGEVTGPDGKTIYTEWDGQKVPLKYEPNAPKVYMDASDGLLVKTAGARMAKYEFDQNAQDGGNLHGNDCVIFRFADALLMKAEAKIRLGQNGDDEVNQVRNRVGAKPLQNVTLDTLLDERMLELAWEGVRRQDLIRFGKFTEATVDRYVGVKHFASSLDYQEDKTGYTTVFSIYADILSLNPNLTQNPGY, encoded by the coding sequence ATGAAAAAGAAATTTATATATAGCTTTATGATAGCCGCTGCCGCCGCGGCATTTTCTTCCTGTTCTAATTTTTTGGAAGAGCGTCCTACAGACGCGTTTGATGAGGAGACCGCGTTCCAAAGCCCTACGTTGGTCTATGTAAACACGGTTGCGAGCTTGTACAATAATATGTTCAAGATCATGGGTAACGACCGTCATGTATATGACTTGAATACCTTCTCCAGCGATGAGGCTATGCTTCCTTGCCGTATCGGTGACTGGGAAGATGGCGGTTTATGGCAGAATATTTTCTTACACCGTTGGGGTACGATGAATGATTTGACCAAGAACTCTTGGGATTTCTTGTATGAGCAGATCGGAAAATGTAACCAGAGTGTTGATAAGTTGCAAGCCTTTGCCGAGGAACAACCGGACGTGGAATATTTCAAGGTTTATCTGGAAGAGGTCCGTGCGGTCCGTGCGTTTTTCTATTATGAGTTGTTGGATTTGTTCGCTCGTGTTCCGTTGGTAACTTCCTCTACGACACCGATGTCTGAGGTAAAGCAATCTGAGCGTAGCGTTGTATTTAACTTTGTCCGTTCGGAGTTGGAGGAGGCGTTGCCTTATCTTTCAGATAACCGCAGTAACCAAAAAGGTGAGTATTACGGACGTATTACCAAGCCGGTGGCTTATATGATCTTGGCTAAGTTGGCGTTGAATGCGGAGGTTTATGCGGACGACAATTGGACGGACGGCAATCGTCCGGCTGGAAAGAACATCAAGTTTACCGTTGACGGTAAAGAGATGAACGCTTGGGAAGCTACGATCGCTTATGTGGATAAGCTGGAGGCTTTGGGCTATAAATTGCAGGGAAACTTCTCGGAGAATTTCGCCGTAGCGAACGAGACCTCGGTTGAGAATATTTTCACGGTTCCTATGGACCCGGTCGCTTATCCGGACGCTAAGGACTACAATTTGGTACGTACCCGCCATTATGATCATGCAACCGCTTACGGCCAATCCGGATGGAATGGCTCTTGCGCTACGGTGAAGGCGATGAACGTGTTTAAGTTCGGTACGGCGGATGAGGATCCTCGTTGTAAGCTTACTTATTTTACGGGCGAGGTAACCGGTCCGGACGGAAAGACGATCTATACGGAATGGGACGGACAGAAAGTGCCTTTGAAATATGAGCCGAACGCCCCGAAGGTATATATGGATGCCTCCGATGGTTTGTTGGTGAAGACCGCCGGAGCTCGTATGGCTAAATATGAGTTCGACCAGAATGCTCAGGATGGTGGAAACTTGCATGGAAATGACTGCGTGATCTTCCGTTTCGCCGACGCGTTGCTGATGAAGGCGGAAGCCAAGATTCGTCTGGGACAGAATGGAGACGATGAGGTGAACCAAGTTCGTAACCGTGTAGGCGCCAAACCGCTACAAAACGTAACGCTGGATACGCTATTAGACGAGCGTATGCTTGAATTAGCTTGGGAAGGCGTACGCCGGCAGGATTTGATCCGTTTCGGCAAGTTTACCGAGGCTACGGTAGACCGCTATGTAGGCGTGAAACATTTCGCCAGCTCGCTGGATTATCAAGAGGATAAGACGGGATATACAACGGTATTCTCCATCTATGCCGATATCCTTAGCCTGAATCCTAACTTGACACAGAATCCGGGATATTAA
- a CDS encoding MATE family efflux transporter, whose protein sequence is MKNKYEARLGTERMLPLVFKMALPAVAAQFVNLLYNIVDRIYIGHIPEIGTNALAGIGVTTSIVILISSFSAIVGAGGSPLAAIALGQGDRERAGKIVGNGFILLILFTIFTSLITYTFMEPILLFTGASKYTLGYAVDYLSIYLLGTLFVEISTGLNAFINAQGRPSIAMCSVLIGALLNIVLDPIFIFWLDMGIKGAALATILSQACSAIWVLSFLFSRRASLPLERRYMRLDRRIVLSMFALGISPFIMASTESLVGFVLNSSLKNFGDIYVSALAILQSAMQFASVPLTGFAQGFVPIISYNYGHGDKQRVKDCFRIVLIVMFSFNLILMLFMILFPSTVASAFTSDEELIDTVRWVMPIFLAGMTIFGLQRACQNMFVALGQAKISIFIALLRKVILLIPLALLLPHFMGVTGVYAAEAVSDATAAICCTLLFIWKFPKILGKIKQKEERAAQ, encoded by the coding sequence ATGAAGAACAAATACGAGGCTAGGCTAGGTACGGAACGTATGCTACCGCTGGTTTTCAAAATGGCGCTTCCGGCGGTAGCGGCCCAATTTGTCAACTTACTTTATAATATCGTAGATCGTATCTATATCGGGCATATTCCCGAGATCGGGACAAACGCTTTGGCCGGTATAGGGGTGACCACCTCCATCGTGATCTTGATCTCTTCTTTCTCCGCTATCGTGGGAGCGGGCGGTTCGCCGTTAGCGGCTATCGCTCTCGGACAGGGCGACCGGGAACGGGCCGGAAAAATAGTGGGAAATGGATTTATATTGCTTATCCTATTTACTATATTCACTTCCCTCATCACCTATACCTTCATGGAACCGATCCTGCTTTTTACAGGAGCATCAAAATATACGTTAGGATATGCGGTGGATTATCTCTCTATTTATTTACTGGGCACTCTGTTTGTCGAGATATCCACGGGCTTGAATGCCTTTATCAACGCACAAGGGCGTCCGTCTATCGCTATGTGCTCGGTTTTGATCGGGGCTTTATTGAATATCGTATTAGACCCTATCTTCATTTTCTGGTTGGATATGGGGATAAAAGGCGCCGCGCTCGCCACGATCCTATCGCAAGCTTGCAGTGCCATATGGGTATTGAGCTTCCTTTTCTCAAGACGTGCCTCCTTGCCTTTGGAAAGGCGGTATATGAGACTGGACCGAAGAATCGTACTCTCGATGTTCGCTTTGGGAATTTCTCCGTTCATCATGGCCAGCACGGAGAGTCTGGTGGGTTTCGTCTTGAATAGTAGTTTGAAAAATTTTGGTGATATCTATGTGAGCGCATTGGCTATCTTACAGAGTGCCATGCAATTCGCTAGCGTACCGCTGACCGGTTTCGCCCAAGGATTCGTACCGATCATAAGCTATAATTACGGACATGGAGACAAACAGCGGGTGAAAGATTGTTTTCGTATCGTGCTAATCGTTATGTTCTCTTTCAACTTGATACTCATGCTATTCATGATCTTATTCCCCTCAACCGTAGCCTCCGCTTTTACAAGCGACGAGGAGTTGATCGATACCGTCCGTTGGGTCATGCCCATCTTCTTGGCGGGTATGACGATTTTTGGCTTACAACGAGCTTGCCAGAATATGTTCGTAGCGTTGGGACAAGCTAAGATATCTATCTTTATCGCCTTGCTTCGTAAAGTAATCCTCTTGATTCCTTTGGCATTACTATTACCTCATTTTATGGGGGTAACCGGCGTATATGCGGCAGAAGCCGTATCGGATGCCACGGCCGCTATTTGCTGTACGTTGTTATTTATATGGAAATTCCCGAAGATACTAGGGAAAATCAAGCAAAAAGAAGAAAGGGCTGCCCAATAA
- a CDS encoding tetratricopeptide repeat protein: MKTTLGLTLLLFATLFSCMRQEKPLPAELSRAESVMWEHPDSALLCLSSLDSSIMNEPENIRMYHALLKIKAKDKLYIPHESDSLIKSIVQYYEGYGTPDQLMEAYYYLGSAYRDMGDAPRAVRAFQDAADIGKDSKRYDILGRVYEQMGYRLAYQGLYDEALEAYRKSYEYKMYDKGKGEVIALRNIARIYNAKQDTDSAIYYYQSAYEKALLLNDQSRIDNVLRELSSIYIDMGKYDLAKDLFSKVSSMKNQANIYFGLGCIYESYKQIDSALYYFEKANEYGNIYMKKNTYRILSKIKNQEGDRKLALNYAYKCIELSDSIKNQTKTEAVAKVNSLYKYQHTEKENVQLKIDNEKRKIRNYQFALFVVLIIFFSLCYIYVLEKKKKAAIEKEKKIRLLKENQYAESLDCIEYNNKKISYLEELLQQSECQRDNFKKQLVQSQKELLELSNRKILTSQNEKSLLEIAFRKSEVYRLFHETSNNTDTEIQNKDWKELRKEIDTTYSNFTAQLYALYPQISELELHICYLIKISMPVKDIARLVGRSTPAITASRIRLYKKIHGTEGTAEMMDKFIADL; encoded by the coding sequence ATGAAGACAACACTAGGACTGACTTTACTACTTTTCGCTACCCTTTTTTCTTGTATGCGCCAAGAAAAACCATTACCTGCGGAACTATCTCGTGCGGAATCTGTGATGTGGGAGCATCCGGATAGCGCATTACTCTGTCTTTCCTCTTTGGATAGCTCAATCATGAATGAGCCGGAAAATATACGTATGTACCATGCTTTGCTTAAGATTAAAGCTAAAGATAAGCTGTATATTCCTCATGAATCAGACTCTTTGATTAAATCAATAGTTCAGTATTATGAGGGCTATGGGACTCCAGATCAATTAATGGAGGCATATTATTATCTAGGAAGTGCATACCGGGATATGGGAGATGCCCCAAGAGCGGTGAGAGCTTTTCAAGATGCTGCGGACATAGGGAAAGATAGTAAGCGATATGATATATTAGGACGGGTTTATGAGCAGATGGGATATCGACTGGCATATCAAGGTTTGTATGATGAGGCTCTCGAAGCTTATAGGAAATCGTATGAATACAAGATGTATGATAAAGGAAAAGGAGAGGTGATCGCATTGAGGAATATTGCTCGGATCTATAACGCCAAGCAAGATACAGACAGTGCTATATACTACTATCAATCTGCTTATGAGAAGGCATTGTTATTAAATGATCAATCGAGAATAGATAATGTACTAAGGGAATTGAGTAGCATCTATATAGATATGGGAAAATATGATTTGGCTAAAGATTTGTTCAGTAAGGTTTCAAGTATGAAGAATCAAGCAAATATATATTTTGGATTAGGTTGTATATATGAAAGCTATAAGCAAATAGATTCAGCTCTATATTATTTTGAGAAAGCAAATGAGTATGGGAATATCTATATGAAAAAAAATACGTATAGAATCTTATCCAAAATAAAAAACCAAGAAGGAGACCGTAAATTAGCCTTGAATTATGCGTATAAATGTATAGAACTGTCTGATTCAATTAAGAATCAAACAAAAACGGAAGCTGTAGCAAAAGTTAACTCATTATATAAGTATCAGCATACAGAAAAGGAGAATGTTCAATTGAAAATAGATAATGAAAAAAGAAAAATTCGCAATTATCAATTTGCATTATTTGTTGTTTTAATTATTTTCTTTAGTCTATGTTATATATATGTGTTAGAAAAGAAGAAAAAAGCAGCGATTGAAAAGGAGAAAAAAATACGTCTATTGAAAGAGAATCAATATGCGGAAAGTTTGGATTGTATTGAATATAATAATAAGAAAATTTCATATCTAGAGGAACTTTTGCAGCAATCGGAGTGTCAAAGAGATAATTTTAAAAAGCAACTTGTGCAATCTCAAAAGGAATTATTAGAACTATCAAACCGAAAGATTCTTACTTCTCAAAATGAAAAAAGTTTGCTTGAAATAGCTTTTCGAAAATCCGAAGTCTATCGGTTATTTCATGAAACAAGTAATAATACTGATACGGAAATTCAGAATAAGGATTGGAAGGAGTTGAGAAAAGAGATTGATACAACCTATTCAAATTTCACCGCTCAATTATATGCTTTATACCCGCAAATCTCAGAGTTAGAACTCCATATTTGTTATTTGATAAAAATATCCATGCCCGTGAAAGACATTGCAAGGTTAGTTGGACGCTCAACTCCTGCAATAACAGCATCCCGGATTCGTCTCTATAAAAAGATTCATGGAACAGAAGGTACCGCAGAAATGATGGATAAATTTATCGCTGATTTATAA
- a CDS encoding DUF3244 domain-containing protein, whose product MKKRSFILGLVFLMFVSSVVYPNRVKDTEQSWEEEEDRSIISSPTLSIDENNIYIHSNKLLDGLNVKIINIKGNVLYNDIITVSSEIEYPISIDFLLNGDYKIFISKGNNYLIGYFDVLK is encoded by the coding sequence ATGAAAAAGAGAAGTTTTATATTGGGATTAGTATTTCTGATGTTTGTTTCTTCAGTTGTGTATCCGAATAGAGTGAAGGATACTGAACAATCTTGGGAAGAAGAGGAAGATCGTTCTATAATATCTTCTCCTACATTATCAATAGATGAAAATAATATTTACATCCATTCTAATAAATTATTGGATGGACTTAATGTGAAAATTATAAATATAAAAGGAAATGTACTTTATAATGACATCATAACTGTTTCTTCTGAGATAGAATATCCTATTTCTATAGATTTTTTGCTGAATGGTGATTATAAGATATTTATATCAAAAGGAAATAATTATTTGATTGGATATTTTGATGTGTTAAAATAG
- a CDS encoding tail fiber domain-containing protein, which produces MKRSVSLLGILCLFVSFSVQAQYTNIQTWGQKLYYNGSDYPGTFLKLKVAVANPRISGTGGKVVFYDSESSQYNYIEVKGVYQSSDARLKTNITPLNSGLGTILGLKPVSYNWKSETSQLRSAEAVPSKAFGFLAQEVAEVMPEIVTLSSTGDSLVDYTAVIPVLVQAVKELDATIQQLELQLDEKANLSDLQNNKNLTSKSLLSNAVMNQNTPNPFNSTTNISFTIPTSARSAFISICNLQGTQVKKFDIATRGEGSIMVSFSDLGVAGMYMYSLVVDGQLISTKRMLLVQ; this is translated from the coding sequence ATGAAAAGATCTGTATCTTTATTAGGCATACTATGCCTATTCGTATCGTTTAGTGTCCAAGCCCAGTACACGAACATACAAACGTGGGGACAAAAATTGTATTATAACGGGAGTGATTATCCGGGTACATTCTTGAAATTAAAAGTTGCGGTCGCTAATCCTCGTATCTCAGGAACAGGAGGAAAGGTCGTTTTCTATGATTCAGAAAGCTCCCAGTATAATTATATAGAAGTAAAGGGGGTTTATCAATCTTCGGATGCTCGGTTGAAAACCAATATCACTCCCTTAAATAGTGGATTAGGAACCATATTGGGGTTAAAACCGGTATCTTACAATTGGAAAAGTGAGACATCGCAATTGAGATCAGCAGAAGCCGTACCTTCTAAAGCTTTTGGTTTCTTGGCACAGGAGGTAGCTGAGGTTATGCCAGAGATTGTGACGTTAAGTTCCACAGGTGATAGCTTGGTGGATTACACGGCTGTTATACCCGTTTTAGTACAGGCTGTAAAAGAATTGGACGCTACTATCCAACAACTGGAATTGCAATTGGATGAAAAAGCTAATTTGTCTGATTTGCAGAATAACAAGAATTTGACGAGTAAGTCTTTGCTCTCGAATGCGGTAATGAATCAAAATACGCCGAATCCGTTTAATTCTACCACGAATATATCCTTTACGATCCCTACATCCGCACGTTCTGCTTTTATCTCTATTTGCAATTTGCAAGGAACTCAAGTTAAGAAATTCGATATCGCTACCCGGGGAGAAGGTAGTATAATGGTAAGCTTTTCTGATCTAGGTGTCGCAGGTATGTATATGTATTCTTTGGTAGTAGACGGACAGTTGATCTCAACGAAACGTATGCTATTGGTACAATAA
- a CDS encoding glycosyltransferase, with translation MRLYSIIIPVYNRPDELDDLLSSLCKQTYVHFEVIVVEDGSTIPAKEIVRRYQERLDLHYCVISNSGPGMARNHGARQAHGEYLLILDSDVVLPSTWLEHIHDSLNHYPVDAFGGPDKAHASFSPIQKAINYAMTSFLTTGGIRGGKKKLDKFYPRSFNMGIRRDVYERLGGFSGMRYGEDIDFSIRIMEAGYRTRLFPSAWVYHKRRTDLMQFFRQVRHSGEARIALNRKHPGSLKLVHCLPALFTFSVCLLVISSFFCRLFLVPLIIYALLLFVDAMFRNKCDLRVGSLSVIASFTQLFGYGTGFLRSII, from the coding sequence ATGCGTTTATATTCCATTATAATTCCTGTTTATAACAGGCCGGATGAGCTTGATGATCTGTTATCAAGCCTTTGCAAGCAAACCTATGTCCATTTTGAGGTTATCGTGGTGGAGGATGGCTCTACGATACCGGCGAAAGAGATCGTAAGGCGATACCAAGAGCGGTTGGACCTCCATTATTGTGTGATCTCGAACTCCGGCCCGGGTATGGCGCGTAATCATGGCGCTAGGCAAGCGCATGGCGAGTATCTGCTCATACTGGATTCTGACGTGGTACTACCCTCCACGTGGCTTGAGCATATACACGACTCGTTGAATCATTATCCGGTGGATGCGTTCGGTGGTCCGGATAAGGCGCATGCCTCGTTTTCCCCGATCCAGAAGGCGATCAATTACGCCATGACCTCATTCCTGACGACCGGTGGTATCCGCGGCGGGAAGAAAAAGTTGGATAAATTTTATCCCCGTAGTTTTAATATGGGAATAAGGCGGGATGTATATGAGCGTCTGGGCGGTTTTTCCGGCATGCGATATGGTGAGGACATTGATTTTAGCATACGGATCATGGAGGCTGGTTATCGGACCCGGCTATTTCCTTCGGCATGGGTTTATCATAAAAGGCGGACGGATCTCATGCAGTTCTTCCGTCAGGTGCGTCATTCGGGGGAGGCCCGGATTGCGTTGAACCGGAAACATCCCGGCTCATTGAAATTGGTACATTGCTTACCGGCATTATTCACGTTTTCAGTCTGTCTATTGGTTATCAGTTCATTCTTTTGCCGCTTGTTTCTGGTGCCTCTTATTATTTATGCCCTTTTATTGTTTGTAGACGCAATGTTCCGCAATAAATGTGATTTACGTGTAGGATCGCTATCCGTAATAGCCTCTTTTACGCAATTGTTTGGATATGGTACTGGGTTCCTTAGAAGTATTATTTGA
- a CDS encoding tail fiber domain-containing protein — protein MQIYGRIGDARAGSKLTFGDFGQYANQGWNVFAGEYGTTDTDQLWLHGKLGIYMTTNGYANNVVAYYNPASNTNFVFNTNLRVNGVNITSDARLKENVESLQNPLALLEQVNGVSYSYNLSTLEENREQDESKFSATLDNGISGSSSDSEEIMDAATIAKINRDKQIQAEIDRREAAEASRKRIGFLAQDIQKVLPELVQTDENGMMSIDYIGFIPLIVESIKEMQQTIQQQNEVIDNLQALLSPEVQSQLRSNTTSTSNISAVDGAKLYNREGASVSYTLPATFVSASLQIFDVTGKPVKVIKLDNGSSNVVEVSRSELGYGTFIYTLFVDGKKADTLKKYVSL, from the coding sequence ATGCAGATATATGGTCGGATAGGGGATGCACGCGCAGGTTCGAAATTAACATTTGGTGATTTTGGACAATATGCGAATCAAGGTTGGAATGTGTTTGCTGGAGAATATGGAACCACGGATACGGATCAACTTTGGTTGCATGGGAAATTGGGTATTTATATGACTACAAATGGTTATGCTAACAATGTCGTGGCGTATTACAATCCGGCTAGTAATACTAATTTCGTGTTCAATACGAATCTTCGTGTGAATGGAGTGAATATAACTTCAGACGCTCGCTTGAAGGAAAATGTAGAGTCGCTGCAAAATCCATTAGCTCTTTTAGAGCAAGTGAATGGGGTCTCTTATTCATACAACCTCTCTACACTTGAGGAGAATAGGGAGCAGGATGAGTCTAAGTTCTCTGCCACATTGGATAATGGGATATCGGGAAGTTCCTCCGATTCAGAGGAGATTATGGATGCCGCTACTATCGCAAAGATAAATAGAGACAAACAAATCCAAGCAGAGATAGATCGAAGAGAGGCAGCGGAGGCTAGTCGTAAACGAATTGGTTTTCTGGCTCAAGACATACAAAAGGTATTACCCGAACTTGTACAAACGGATGAAAACGGGATGATGTCTATAGATTATATAGGTTTTATTCCGCTTATCGTAGAAAGTATCAAGGAGATGCAACAAACGATCCAACAACAGAATGAGGTGATTGATAATTTGCAAGCTCTACTATCGCCGGAGGTACAATCTCAATTACGTTCGAACACGACTTCCACAAGTAATATAAGTGCTGTGGATGGCGCAAAATTATATAATAGGGAAGGTGCTTCTGTCTCTTATACCTTACCGGCGACGTTTGTGTCTGCTAGTCTACAGATATTTGATGTCACAGGTAAACCCGTGAAAGTTATTAAGTTGGATAATGGAAGTAGTAATGTGGTAGAAGTAAGCCGTTCGGAACTTGGTTATGGAACGTTTATTTATACGTTGTTTGTGGATGGGAAGAAAGCGGATACTTTGAAGAAGTATGTAAGTCTGTAA